In Halalkalibaculum roseum, a single window of DNA contains:
- a CDS encoding CDGSH iron-sulfur domain-containing protein — protein MEQKNYTYENDDIKVTYDVKRCIHAKECVKGLSSVFNPKKRPWIQPEEASANKIRNTVERCPTGALHYEMKDHSAEEQKPPFNSITISPDGPVYFRGDLEVRDENENVLLNDTRWALCRCGQSGNKPACDNSHTKANFEAPAAFDKSSLSDDNPDTTDSKLVLKALKNGPLLVQGHFQMYSESTQPVSCSKNIALCRCGASENKPFCDGTHKEIGFRS, from the coding sequence ATGGAACAAAAAAATTATACCTACGAGAACGATGACATCAAGGTCACATATGATGTCAAAAGATGTATTCATGCTAAAGAGTGCGTAAAAGGTTTGTCAAGTGTATTTAATCCAAAGAAGCGACCGTGGATTCAGCCTGAAGAAGCCTCTGCAAATAAAATTAGAAATACTGTAGAACGATGTCCCACAGGAGCACTGCACTATGAGATGAAAGATCACTCCGCGGAAGAGCAGAAACCTCCATTTAATTCCATAACTATTTCTCCTGACGGTCCGGTCTATTTTCGAGGGGATCTTGAGGTTCGTGATGAAAATGAAAATGTACTCCTGAACGACACCCGTTGGGCACTCTGCCGATGCGGGCAATCGGGCAATAAACCGGCCTGTGATAACTCCCATACCAAAGCTAATTTTGAGGCTCCTGCGGCATTTGACAAATCTTCCCTTTCGGACGACAACCCTGATACTACAGATTCAAAACTGGTACTGAAGGCCCTTAAAAACGGGCCGCTCCTTGTACAGGGTCACTTCCAAATGTATTCCGAGAGCACACAACCCGTCAGTTGCTCCAAGAACATTGCTTTATGCCGCTGCGGGGCTTCAGAAAATAAACCCTTTTGCGACGGTACGCACAAAGAAATCGGTTTTAGGTCCTAG
- a CDS encoding endonuclease domain-containing protein → MKKQFNHFGYNKKLKALARNLRNNSTKAEIRLWSEVLRARKMKGYTFLRQRPVLNYISDFMCKELKLIIEVDGVTHNYEKQWYKDKQRQKELEEHGFTVLRFSDDDIQKNLQGVYKDLERWIESHPPAPPSKGDYQSPQINPEN, encoded by the coding sequence ATGAAGAAGCAGTTTAATCACTTTGGATATAATAAAAAGCTAAAAGCATTAGCACGCAATCTGCGTAATAACTCGACCAAAGCTGAAATCAGACTTTGGTCCGAAGTATTAAGGGCCAGAAAGATGAAAGGCTATACTTTCTTACGCCAGCGCCCTGTCTTAAACTATATTTCGGATTTTATGTGTAAGGAGCTAAAACTTATAATCGAAGTGGACGGGGTTACTCATAATTACGAAAAACAATGGTATAAAGATAAGCAGCGGCAAAAAGAATTAGAAGAACATGGGTTTACAGTTTTAAGGTTTAGCGATGATGATATCCAGAAGAATCTGCAAGGTGTTTACAAAGATTTGGAGCGTTGGATAGAAAGCCATCCCCCTGCACCCCCTTCTAAGGGGGACTACCAATCACCACAGATTAACCCAGAAAATTAA
- the hemF gene encoding oxygen-dependent coproporphyrinogen oxidase has translation MKERFSDYIFDLQNQICQGLEEVDGKAKFRHDDWERKGGGGGHTRVIKGGNVFEKGGVNVSTVHGELPDLIRKRFEVEEGWFWAGGISLVIHPWSPMVPTVHANFRYFELYENEQMDEIRDSWFGGGADLTPYYLWDGDAIHFHQVFKEACDIHGSDLYPRFKKQCDEYFYNDHRNEARGVGGLFFDYLRETGQRSMEDWYNFTTGTGNAFLKSYLPIVRRRKDEEYDEEQRYFQEIRRGRYVEFNLIHDRGTLFGLKTDGRTESILMSLPPQVRWDYDFQVKEGSREAYLIDRLKNPIDWIEYAEKQVID, from the coding sequence ATTAAAGAACGTTTTTCAGATTATATATTTGACCTGCAAAATCAAATCTGCCAGGGATTGGAAGAGGTAGATGGAAAAGCAAAGTTCCGCCACGACGACTGGGAGCGTAAAGGGGGTGGAGGCGGACACACCCGCGTCATTAAAGGCGGTAATGTCTTCGAAAAGGGCGGGGTAAATGTTTCTACCGTTCACGGTGAACTTCCCGATCTGATCAGAAAACGATTTGAAGTGGAAGAGGGATGGTTCTGGGCCGGGGGAATCTCACTGGTCATACATCCATGGAGCCCCATGGTTCCCACTGTTCATGCCAACTTCCGCTATTTTGAACTCTATGAAAATGAGCAGATGGACGAAATCAGGGATTCCTGGTTTGGTGGCGGAGCTGATTTAACCCCTTATTACCTGTGGGATGGGGATGCCATCCATTTTCATCAAGTCTTCAAAGAAGCCTGCGACATTCACGGAAGCGATTTGTATCCCCGTTTCAAGAAGCAGTGTGATGAGTACTTTTACAACGATCACCGAAATGAAGCACGGGGAGTTGGAGGCTTGTTCTTTGATTACCTTCGCGAAACGGGTCAGCGCAGCATGGAAGACTGGTATAATTTCACAACCGGAACCGGTAATGCATTCCTGAAATCGTACCTGCCTATTGTCAGGCGAAGGAAGGACGAAGAGTACGATGAAGAACAAAGGTACTTTCAGGAGATCCGGCGCGGTCGTTACGTGGAATTTAATTTGATACACGATCGCGGCACTTTATTCGGTCTGAAGACCGACGGACGAACGGAATCCATACTGATGAGTTTACCACCCCAGGTACGCTGGGATTATGATTTTCAGGTAAAGGAAGGCAGCCGCGAAGCATATTTGATCGACCGGCTGAAGAATCCGATTGACTGGATTGAATATGCAGAAAAGCAGGTCATAGATTGA
- a CDS encoding DUF3052 domain-containing protein yields MSTKTVAEKIFLRQGKRVFFFNAPDNLGKLLGGIPEGVIATEDDTVDIVLAFIENYKQLEKHLIGLKDRLKPKGALWIAYHKGTSSIDTDINRDSIIEFAMKHQLKGVAMVSINDNWSALRLKIIH; encoded by the coding sequence ATGTCTACAAAAACAGTTGCAGAAAAAATCTTTCTTAGACAAGGCAAGCGTGTATTCTTTTTTAATGCGCCAGACAACCTTGGGAAGTTGCTCGGTGGCATTCCGGAAGGAGTTATTGCAACAGAAGATGACACAGTTGATATAGTGCTGGCTTTCATAGAGAACTATAAACAGCTTGAGAAGCATTTAATTGGTCTCAAAGACCGCCTTAAACCAAAAGGAGCACTCTGGATTGCCTATCACAAAGGTACTTCTTCAATAGACACTGACATCAACCGAGATTCTATCATTGAATTTGCGATGAAGCATCAATTAAAAGGGGTTGCTATGGTATCGATTAATGATAACTGGTCAGCTTTAAGACTTAAAATAATCCACTGA
- a CDS encoding uroporphyrinogen-III synthase, with translation MRQDKRNILVTRPLSGRQLEYARILGLEPIIDSALDFEFPDYWDEVLKVINEHPKSDWIFTSANGVKALKELIKNGLQVRPEVQIFAVGSKTKEALEALGLEAKIPGTQDGSHLADLIIEEGKINSIIYFHGNLSRGEVTEKLQNQNIEVIEVEVYQTKIKPVSLPENPVEAVLFYSPSAVEGFGKGQGFDGDLPALFAIGPTTAEALQKETDQGVEIPDSPDTKELLKTVADHLFNKENIKN, from the coding sequence ATGAGACAGGATAAACGTAATATTTTAGTAACACGACCCCTTTCTGGCCGGCAGCTGGAATATGCACGTATTTTGGGACTCGAACCGATCATTGATTCCGCTCTGGATTTTGAATTTCCTGACTATTGGGATGAAGTACTTAAAGTGATTAATGAACACCCCAAATCGGACTGGATATTTACCAGTGCCAATGGTGTTAAAGCTCTCAAGGAATTGATAAAGAACGGTCTTCAAGTGCGTCCGGAGGTGCAGATTTTTGCTGTGGGTTCCAAAACTAAAGAAGCATTGGAAGCGCTTGGCCTTGAAGCCAAGATTCCTGGAACGCAGGACGGTTCACACCTGGCAGATTTGATTATTGAGGAGGGTAAAATCAATTCCATTATCTATTTTCACGGGAATTTGAGCAGGGGTGAGGTTACTGAAAAACTTCAAAATCAGAATATTGAGGTTATTGAGGTAGAAGTGTATCAAACCAAGATAAAACCGGTTAGTCTGCCGGAGAATCCGGTGGAGGCGGTCCTCTTTTACAGCCCGAGTGCCGTTGAAGGATTCGGTAAGGGTCAGGGTTTTGATGGCGACTTGCCGGCTCTGTTTGCGATCGGACCGACCACAGCGGAAGCACTTCAGAAAGAAACCGATCAAGGTGTTGAGATTCCCGATTCTCCTGACACCAAGGAATTGCTAAAAACTGTGGCCGATCACCTTTTTAACAAAGAGAATATCAAAAACTGA
- the hemB gene encoding porphobilinogen synthase — protein sequence MPHGQFPYIRGRRLRSSSALRAMVAEHELKPADFIAPIFIMEGKDHKVEIPSMPDYYRYTLDRVMKEIEELQEAGIRSLLLFVKVPEDKKDNKGTEALNENGLMQQSVRAIKEQFPDMLVMTDVALDPYSSYGHDGIVKDSEIVNDESVELLAEMAVSHAQAGADMVAPSDMMDGRIAAMRYALDEQNFKNTGIMAYSAKYASSYYGPFRDALDSAPGFGDKKTYQMDPSNVREAIKEAKLDEQEGADIVMVKPGLPYLDVVRAVREHVSVPVSVYNVSGEYAMLKAAAEKGWLNEEEAMMEALIGFKRAGADLIATYFAKAASKLINKG from the coding sequence ATGCCACACGGACAATTTCCCTACATACGAGGTAGAAGGCTAAGGAGCAGTTCGGCTTTACGTGCCATGGTAGCGGAACATGAGTTGAAACCGGCCGATTTTATTGCTCCTATATTTATCATGGAAGGAAAAGACCATAAGGTTGAGATACCCTCCATGCCCGACTATTACCGGTATACGCTCGACCGCGTAATGAAAGAAATTGAAGAGCTGCAGGAAGCAGGTATTCGATCGCTATTGCTTTTTGTGAAAGTTCCTGAAGACAAAAAGGATAATAAAGGTACTGAAGCACTGAATGAAAACGGGCTGATGCAGCAGTCGGTACGGGCAATTAAAGAGCAGTTCCCGGATATGCTGGTGATGACTGATGTGGCACTTGACCCTTATTCAAGCTACGGCCACGATGGTATTGTCAAAGATAGCGAAATCGTTAACGACGAATCGGTGGAACTGTTGGCCGAAATGGCGGTTAGTCATGCCCAGGCCGGAGCCGATATGGTGGCACCTTCAGATATGATGGACGGCAGAATTGCCGCAATGCGCTATGCCCTTGATGAACAGAATTTTAAGAACACCGGCATCATGGCCTACAGTGCCAAATATGCCTCCAGCTACTATGGACCCTTCCGGGATGCCCTGGACTCGGCACCGGGTTTCGGTGACAAGAAAACCTACCAGATGGATCCTTCGAATGTAAGGGAGGCCATTAAAGAGGCAAAACTGGACGAACAGGAAGGCGCCGATATTGTAATGGTTAAACCGGGATTGCCCTATCTCGATGTGGTTAGGGCAGTCAGGGAGCATGTAAGTGTACCGGTTTCAGTGTATAATGTCTCCGGTGAATACGCTATGTTGAAAGCTGCTGCTGAAAAGGGTTGGCTGAATGAAGAAGAAGCGATGATGGAAGCTTTGATCGGTTTTAAAAGAGCCGGAGCAGATTTAATTGCAACCTATTTTGCAAAAGCAGCATCAAAACTAATTAATAAAGGTTAG
- a CDS encoding MmcQ/YjbR family DNA-binding protein: protein MDIEEFKEFCSSFEGVTEEFPNDDNTIVYKVMGEVFALTDVDKFETINLKCDPVKAATLRDLYPEVKPGNYKDKRHWNNVDPHGYLSDVLIKEWIKDSYDLVVESLPRKDQRKVEKMIEKRKKKEKKEKEKQKNSEEE from the coding sequence ATGGATATTGAAGAATTCAAAGAATTTTGCAGTTCTTTTGAAGGAGTAACTGAAGAGTTCCCTAACGATGACAATACCATTGTCTATAAAGTTATGGGTGAGGTATTTGCATTGACGGATGTTGATAAATTTGAAACCATCAACTTGAAGTGTGACCCCGTTAAAGCTGCCACCCTTAGAGACCTTTACCCCGAAGTTAAACCTGGGAATTACAAAGACAAGCGCCACTGGAATAATGTTGATCCTCACGGATATCTCTCCGATGTATTGATCAAGGAATGGATTAAAGATTCTTACGACCTGGTTGTGGAAAGCCTGCCCAGAAAAGACCAGAGAAAGGTTGAGAAGATGATTGAGAAGCGTAAGAAGAAAGAGAAGAAGGAAAAAGAAAAGCAGAAGAATTCAGAAGAAGAGTAA
- the hemC gene encoding hydroxymethylbilane synthase, whose amino-acid sequence MSSSKNIRIGTRDSELATWQAKQVAQQLNKLGHNTELIFVKSEGDLDLTTPLTEMGGKGVFTKALDNAMLKDEIDIAVHSFKDLPTENPLPLKVAAILERADPRDTLVTSKGTDFLDDPDYRAVIATGSNRRKAQWLNRYPNHEITNIRGNVNTRLEKVASNQWDGAIFAAAGLTRIDLDHHIDAYLDWMVPAAAQGAMAVMIREDDGEMEEVIRQLNHDETALCTTIERDFLHEMEAGCSAPVGAYANIEDGEVHFKAVALTLDGEERFDYEHRVSVGKAGDLGLEAAQELLEKGAIKVIEEIRLQ is encoded by the coding sequence ATGAGTAGCTCTAAAAATATCAGAATTGGAACCCGCGACAGCGAGTTGGCAACCTGGCAGGCAAAGCAGGTAGCACAGCAATTGAATAAGCTCGGCCATAACACCGAGCTTATTTTTGTCAAATCAGAGGGGGATCTGGATCTAACCACGCCACTGACCGAAATGGGTGGTAAAGGCGTCTTTACCAAGGCCCTGGATAATGCCATGCTAAAAGACGAGATCGACATAGCGGTTCATTCGTTTAAAGATCTTCCTACCGAAAATCCATTACCTCTTAAAGTTGCTGCAATCCTGGAGAGGGCCGATCCGCGTGATACGCTGGTAACCTCCAAAGGTACCGATTTCCTGGATGATCCCGATTACCGGGCCGTTATTGCCACCGGCAGCAACCGGCGCAAAGCCCAATGGTTGAATCGCTACCCGAATCACGAGATTACAAATATCCGGGGAAATGTAAATACCCGACTTGAGAAAGTAGCTTCAAATCAATGGGATGGCGCTATTTTTGCCGCGGCAGGACTCACGCGCATAGATCTGGATCATCATATTGATGCTTATCTTGACTGGATGGTTCCTGCTGCAGCACAGGGCGCGATGGCTGTGATGATTAGGGAGGATGACGGGGAGATGGAAGAAGTGATAAGGCAACTTAATCACGATGAAACCGCTCTTTGTACCACAATAGAACGCGATTTCCTTCATGAGATGGAAGCCGGATGCAGTGCCCCTGTCGGAGCCTATGCCAATATTGAGGATGGTGAAGTACATTTCAAAGCGGTGGCCCTAACCCTTGACGGAGAAGAGCGTTTTGATTACGAGCACCGGGTGAGTGTTGGCAAAGCCGGCGATCTGGGTCTTGAGGCTGCACAGGAGCTTCTGGAGAAAGGTGCTATCAAAGTGATTGAAGAGATCCGACTGCAGTAA
- a CDS encoding BON domain-containing protein, translating to MKTKKNYSNSLLFKSLLILVIAIFTITGCQESTNDTVEVTSDADITEAVNAQFATSEAVPAENIEVNTSEGVVTLTGSTTNLLAKRKATTLAQNVHGVLSVVNNVKVSGVRPDGAIETDVTQALSTDPATEALEISVDVQNGLVRLTGAVDSWQEKQLAAAITAGVKGVKEINNTILVQPDSNRSDEDIKQEVEETLMMNSEVRGNQISVAVDSNRVTLSGSIGSAYEKQLAMDFSHVVGVDSVVADELEVQPEIQSDMLESDQLDVLTDEQIVNAIKRAFTYDPRVPEDMVDVTIEDDIAILTGTVNNLNSKLAADSDARHTAGVRDVENNIEVQKKVVVTPEVAVSDDAIQNRVNLAVQRDPYLESTNLTIAVVDGIVVLEGTVNSVFKKNQAEEVARDVKGVLAINNNIEVTQGS from the coding sequence ATGAAGACGAAAAAGAATTATTCGAATTCACTTTTATTCAAATCATTATTGATCCTAGTCATTGCAATTTTCACCATTACAGGCTGTCAGGAGAGCACTAATGATACCGTAGAGGTGACCTCCGATGCCGATATTACTGAAGCAGTAAACGCTCAATTTGCTACCAGTGAAGCTGTTCCCGCAGAAAATATTGAAGTGAATACGAGCGAAGGTGTGGTAACCCTTACCGGATCAACCACCAACCTACTGGCTAAAAGAAAAGCAACTACATTAGCTCAAAATGTTCATGGAGTTCTCTCCGTGGTAAACAATGTAAAGGTATCGGGAGTGAGGCCGGATGGTGCTATTGAAACAGATGTAACCCAAGCCTTGTCAACCGATCCGGCAACCGAGGCGCTCGAAATTTCTGTTGATGTTCAGAATGGACTCGTCAGGCTGACCGGTGCCGTCGACTCCTGGCAGGAAAAACAGCTTGCAGCAGCAATCACCGCAGGTGTTAAAGGAGTGAAGGAAATCAATAATACCATTCTCGTCCAACCGGATTCCAACCGTTCGGATGAAGATATCAAACAGGAAGTCGAGGAGACTTTGATGATGAACTCCGAAGTACGCGGTAATCAAATATCGGTTGCTGTAGACAGTAATCGCGTCACCCTAAGTGGGTCAATCGGAAGTGCCTACGAAAAGCAACTGGCGATGGACTTTTCACATGTCGTAGGTGTTGACTCGGTAGTAGCCGACGAGCTGGAGGTGCAACCTGAAATTCAATCCGACATGCTTGAGAGTGATCAGCTGGATGTACTCACGGACGAGCAGATTGTAAATGCCATCAAAAGGGCCTTTACCTATGATCCCCGAGTGCCTGAAGATATGGTTGATGTAACCATCGAGGATGATATCGCTATACTCACCGGAACTGTTAACAATCTAAATTCAAAACTTGCTGCCGATTCGGATGCACGTCATACTGCCGGTGTCCGTGATGTTGAAAACAACATTGAGGTTCAAAAGAAAGTAGTGGTTACTCCTGAAGTCGCCGTAAGTGATGATGCCATTCAAAATCGCGTTAACTTGGCTGTACAGCGAGACCCCTACCTGGAAAGCACCAACCTTACTATTGCCGTTGTTGACGGTATTGTTGTGCTGGAAGGAACCGTAAACTCCGTATTTAAGAAAAATCAAGCTGAAGAAGTGGCCCGGGATGTTAAAGGAGTCCTTGCAATCAACAATAATATTGAAGTAACGCAAGGCAGCTAG
- the hemL gene encoding glutamate-1-semialdehyde 2,1-aminomutase: MMLENSKYLFDRAQKFIPGGVNSPARAFKSVGGTPVFFDKAKGSILTDVDGKDYIDYVGSWGPMILGHAYEPVIKAVQETAAHSTSFGAPTEIEVEMAELVKRMVPGVDKIRMVNSGTEACMSAIRVARGYTGRDKIIKFEGNYHGHGDSFLIKAGSGALTLGSPSSPGVTKGTAKDTLVADYNDLHSVKELLNTHKDEVAAIIVEPVAGNMGCIPPAPGFLNGLRDLCDAHDTVLIFDEVMTGFRVAKGGAQERYGVTTDLVTYGKIIGAGLPVGAFGGKKAVMDVVSPVGPVYQAGTLSGNPLAMAAGFALLSELQDKPVHYDQLEEKTTYLFNGLKKVFDKWDVPVHINRVGSMISVFFTDEEVVNYQTANTTDKELFRDFFHEMLQRGIYLPPSPFESWFLANSLTQDMIDKTVAAADKSIEAALESSKVDSK, encoded by the coding sequence ATTATGCTAGAAAACAGTAAATACCTATTTGACCGTGCTCAAAAATTTATTCCCGGTGGGGTAAATTCACCGGCGAGGGCTTTTAAGTCTGTAGGCGGTACACCCGTATTTTTTGATAAAGCCAAGGGTTCTATACTCACCGATGTGGATGGCAAAGACTATATAGATTACGTAGGATCCTGGGGACCCATGATATTGGGACATGCCTATGAACCGGTGATAAAAGCCGTACAGGAAACCGCTGCTCATTCGACCTCCTTTGGGGCACCAACTGAGATTGAAGTTGAGATGGCCGAGCTGGTAAAACGCATGGTACCCGGGGTTGATAAAATAAGAATGGTCAACTCCGGTACGGAGGCCTGCATGAGTGCCATCAGGGTTGCGAGGGGCTATACGGGCAGAGATAAGATTATCAAGTTTGAAGGGAACTACCATGGTCATGGAGATTCGTTTCTGATCAAAGCCGGCAGCGGGGCTCTCACACTGGGTTCACCCAGCAGTCCGGGGGTTACCAAGGGAACCGCCAAAGATACGCTTGTGGCCGACTATAACGACCTGCACAGCGTTAAAGAGTTGCTGAATACCCATAAAGACGAAGTAGCTGCAATCATTGTAGAACCGGTCGCCGGAAATATGGGGTGTATTCCGCCAGCACCCGGATTTTTAAACGGACTACGGGACCTTTGTGATGCTCATGATACAGTACTGATATTTGATGAAGTCATGACCGGCTTTCGGGTGGCAAAGGGCGGTGCACAGGAACGCTATGGTGTTACCACGGACCTCGTAACCTATGGTAAGATCATAGGTGCTGGACTGCCGGTCGGTGCGTTTGGTGGTAAAAAGGCAGTAATGGATGTAGTTTCCCCCGTCGGACCTGTTTATCAGGCCGGCACCCTGTCAGGGAACCCGCTTGCGATGGCAGCCGGCTTTGCCTTATTGAGTGAGTTGCAGGACAAGCCTGTGCATTACGATCAGCTTGAAGAGAAAACCACCTACCTGTTCAATGGCCTTAAGAAAGTATTTGATAAGTGGGATGTTCCTGTACACATAAACAGGGTCGGTTCCATGATCAGTGTTTTCTTTACAGATGAGGAGGTTGTGAATTATCAAACAGCTAATACTACCGACAAAGAGTTGTTCAGGGATTTCTTTCATGAAATGCTACAGCGAGGCATCTATCTGCCGCCATCACCCTTTGAATCATGGTTTCTGGCAAATTCATTGACACAGGATATGATCGACAAAACCGTAGCTGCTGCAGACAAATCTATAGAAGCCGCACTGGAAAGCAGCAAAGTAGACAGTAAATGA
- a CDS encoding DUF423 domain-containing protein produces the protein MFKIFTALGSINALIAVMLGAFGAHALKNRLSTDMLEIFQTGVQYHFYHALGLLAVGIIAYHLPDSGLLRWSGWLMLAGIIIFSGSLYLLSTTGITWLGAITPIGGTAFIAAWIVLTIAVLK, from the coding sequence ATGTTTAAAATATTTACCGCGCTTGGCAGTATAAATGCACTCATTGCCGTCATGCTGGGAGCTTTCGGGGCACACGCATTAAAAAACAGGTTGAGCACCGACATGCTTGAGATCTTTCAGACAGGAGTACAGTACCATTTTTATCATGCCCTGGGTTTGCTGGCCGTAGGAATTATCGCTTATCACCTCCCGGACTCTGGCCTATTGAGATGGTCGGGATGGCTGATGCTGGCCGGGATCATCATTTTTTCGGGGAGTTTGTACCTTCTCTCAACAACCGGAATTACCTGGCTGGGTGCCATAACCCCCATCGGCGGAACTGCATTTATAGCTGCATGGATTGTTTTAACTATAGCGGTACTCAAATAG
- a CDS encoding DUF6787 family protein, which produces MTKLFEKLKEHWGLDSFWHVVLILFIFSITGMTALYIRQFFFDLFGITSDTALSIKIIAWLLVVFPSYQALFLIYGFLLGQFDFVWRFEKKSLNRIKNLFVRSE; this is translated from the coding sequence ATGACAAAGCTATTTGAAAAACTAAAAGAGCACTGGGGCTTGGATAGCTTCTGGCATGTGGTGCTCATCCTCTTCATATTTTCCATCACGGGGATGACAGCACTTTACATTCGTCAATTCTTCTTTGACCTCTTTGGTATTACCTCAGATACTGCCCTTTCTATCAAAATAATAGCCTGGCTCTTGGTTGTTTTTCCCTCATACCAGGCACTTTTTTTAATCTACGGTTTCTTGCTCGGGCAATTCGATTTCGTTTGGCGATTTGAAAAGAAAAGCCTGAATCGCATTAAAAACCTATTTGTAAGATCGGAATAG
- the hemE gene encoding uroporphyrinogen decarboxylase, translating to MKHQFPELKNDLLLRALKGEEVERPPVWMMRQAGRYLPQYMELRKKYTFFERVETPELACEITLQPIDEIGPDAAIIFSDILTVPQAFGIDVDLVKGKGPVMGNPIRTVDDAFSIFAEDIPGKLNHVMEAITLTRKELNGRVPLIGFAGAPWTLFCYMVEGEGSKNFAKAKRFLFEHPDATRHVMNELTKATIDYLQAQIDAGAQVVQVFDSWAGLLSPEDFNVWAMPYLMEICDAIEEVPVILFAKGSWYALERLGYKSSASALGLDWTITPEYAREATGNNITLQGNFDPTKLFLPIDELKRQVSRMIDRFGTQKYIANLGHGILPNIPVDHARAFVDTVKEYQATD from the coding sequence ATGAAACACCAATTTCCTGAACTTAAAAATGATTTACTACTTCGCGCCCTGAAAGGGGAAGAGGTTGAGCGTCCGCCTGTTTGGATGATGCGTCAGGCCGGCAGGTATCTCCCGCAGTATATGGAGCTTCGTAAGAAGTATACCTTTTTTGAGCGGGTTGAGACGCCGGAACTGGCCTGTGAAATCACCTTGCAGCCTATAGATGAAATTGGACCGGACGCGGCTATCATTTTTTCGGATATCCTGACTGTACCGCAGGCATTTGGTATTGACGTGGATTTGGTGAAAGGCAAAGGTCCGGTGATGGGTAACCCAATTAGAACGGTGGATGATGCCTTTTCCATCTTTGCCGAAGATATTCCCGGCAAGCTGAACCACGTGATGGAAGCTATTACATTGACACGCAAAGAGCTCAATGGAAGAGTTCCGCTTATCGGCTTTGCCGGTGCCCCATGGACGCTATTCTGTTATATGGTGGAAGGTGAAGGATCCAAAAATTTTGCAAAAGCGAAAAGATTCCTGTTTGAACATCCGGATGCCACACGGCACGTGATGAATGAGCTGACCAAGGCTACTATAGATTACCTTCAGGCTCAAATTGACGCCGGTGCCCAGGTCGTACAAGTGTTTGACTCATGGGCGGGATTGCTGAGTCCGGAAGATTTTAATGTTTGGGCGATGCCTTACCTGATGGAGATCTGTGATGCTATTGAAGAGGTCCCTGTAATCCTCTTTGCCAAAGGCAGCTGGTATGCTTTGGAGAGACTGGGTTACAAGAGTAGTGCATCTGCACTGGGCCTCGACTGGACGATTACGCCCGAGTATGCTAGAGAGGCGACCGGCAACAACATCACCCTGCAGGGAAATTTTGATCCGACGAAACTCTTCCTGCCGATTGATGAACTCAAGCGACAGGTTAGCAGGATGATCGATCGTTTCGGGACCCAAAAGTATATCGCGAACCTGGGTCATGGCATATTGCCTAATATTCCCGTAGATCATGCCCGCGCCTTCGTTGACACGGTAAAAGAGTATCAAGCTACAGATTAG